A genome region from Clostridia bacterium includes the following:
- the greA gene encoding transcription elongation factor GreA: MTNKEVVLTYEGLKKLEEELEFLKGVKRREVAERIKQALSFGDISENSEYDEAKNEQAQVEGRIVQLENMLKNARVIDEDEVSTEQVSLGAKVKLYDMEYEEEVEYQIVGSTEADPSKFKISNESPVGKALMGKSVGEIAEVAAPDGTIKFKVLTIHK, from the coding sequence ATGACCAACAAAGAAGTGGTATTGACTTATGAGGGCTTAAAGAAATTAGAAGAAGAACTTGAGTTTTTAAAAGGGGTAAAAAGAAGGGAAGTCGCCGAAAGAATAAAGCAAGCTCTGTCATTTGGAGATATATCAGAAAATTCGGAATATGATGAAGCAAAGAATGAACAGGCTCAAGTAGAAGGAAGAATTGTCCAACTTGAAAATATGCTGAAAAATGCAAGAGTTATAGATGAAGACGAAGTAAGTACCGAGCAAGTGAGCCTTGGAGCCAAGGTTAAACTTTATGATATGGAATATGAAGAAGAAGTTGAATATCAGATTGTTGGTTCTACAGAAGCTGATCCCAGTAAGTTTAAGATTTCTAATGAATCCCCTGTAGGTAAGGCTCTGATGGGGAAAAGCGTAGGGGAGATTGCTGAGGTTGCAGCGCCGGATGGCACAATTAAGTTTAAAGTATTGACAATTCACAAATAA